The proteins below are encoded in one region of Micromonospora pisi:
- a CDS encoding zinc-binding dehydrogenase, producing MRIMRAAFASTFDADNPLAALAVGDRPEPTHPDDDWVTVEVRASSLNRHDLWSLSGVGLAPEQLPMILGCDAVGVDPDGNDVVVYPVVVDPSDPRGLSILSERFPGTLAERVAVPRANLVPVPAGLPLTDAACLPTAWLTAYRMLTNRGRIDEGEAVLVQGAGGGVATAAVVLAVALGKRVYATSRDAAKRDRIAALGATALAPGARLPERVDVVIETVGAATFDHSMKSAKPGARIVVSGATAGHEPKVNLRRVFALQLEILGTSMGTPAELAELLALCVDKGVRPVVDSVYGFSQVSDAFARLHSGEVFGKVVLDHSR from the coding sequence GTGCGGATCATGCGTGCTGCCTTCGCCTCGACCTTCGACGCCGACAACCCGCTCGCCGCGCTCGCCGTCGGTGACCGGCCGGAGCCGACCCACCCGGACGACGACTGGGTGACCGTCGAGGTCCGGGCCAGCTCGCTCAACCGGCACGACCTGTGGTCGCTGAGCGGGGTCGGTCTGGCCCCGGAGCAGTTGCCGATGATCCTCGGCTGCGACGCGGTGGGCGTCGACCCGGACGGCAACGACGTGGTGGTCTACCCGGTGGTGGTGGACCCGTCCGACCCACGTGGTCTGTCGATCCTGTCGGAGCGGTTCCCGGGCACGCTCGCCGAGCGGGTGGCGGTGCCGAGGGCGAACCTGGTGCCCGTACCGGCGGGTCTTCCGCTCACCGACGCGGCCTGCCTGCCGACGGCCTGGCTCACCGCGTACCGGATGCTCACCAACCGGGGCCGGATCGACGAGGGCGAGGCGGTGCTGGTGCAGGGGGCCGGCGGCGGGGTCGCCACCGCGGCGGTGGTGCTCGCCGTCGCACTTGGCAAGCGGGTCTACGCGACCAGCCGGGACGCGGCGAAGCGGGACCGGATCGCGGCGCTCGGTGCGACCGCGCTCGCCCCGGGAGCCCGGCTGCCCGAACGGGTCGACGTGGTGATCGAGACCGTCGGCGCGGCGACCTTCGACCACTCGATGAAGTCGGCGAAACCGGGGGCGCGGATCGTGGTCTCCGGCGCGACCGCCGGGCACGAGCCGAAGGTGAACCTGCGGCGGGTCTTCGCCCTCCAGTTGGAGATCCTGGGGACCTCGATGGGAACCCCGGCCGAGCTGGCGGAACTGCTCGCCCTCTGCGTCGACAAGGGAGTACGTCCGGTGGTCGACTCCGTCTACGGTTTCTCCCAGGTCTCCGACGCGTTCGCCCGGCTGCACTCCGGCGAGGTCTTCGGCAAGGTGGTGCTCGACCACTCCCGCTGA
- a CDS encoding NAD(P)-dependent malic enzyme, whose product MPSSSVDHSDPVFELHRGGKLAVASTVPLTSREDLSLAYTPGVAKVCEAIAADPELVDDYTWVSHTVAVVTDGSAVLGLGNIGPRAAMPVMEGKAVLFKQFGGVDAVPICLDTQDVDQIVATVVALAPSFGGINLEDISAPRCFEIERRLDELLPIPVFHDDQHGTAIVVLAALRNAATLLNRKLGDLRVVVSGAGAAGVAVTRMLAAGGVNPGEIVVCDSRGVLHPDREGLTPVKAELAEFTNAARCQGGITDALRGADVLIGVSGGQIPEQAVAGMAPGGIVFALANPTPEVHPDVAGRHVAVVATGRSDFPNQINNVLAFPGIFRGALDARATRITDNMKVAAADAIASVVAENLTADAIVPSPLDPRVAPAVAEAVLDAARRDGVARA is encoded by the coding sequence ATGCCATCGTCTTCTGTGGATCACTCTGATCCGGTATTCGAACTGCACCGTGGCGGCAAGTTGGCGGTGGCCTCGACGGTACCGCTGACCAGCCGGGAGGACCTCTCCCTCGCGTACACCCCCGGGGTCGCGAAGGTCTGCGAGGCGATCGCCGCCGACCCGGAACTGGTCGACGACTACACCTGGGTCTCGCACACCGTGGCGGTGGTTACCGACGGTTCCGCCGTACTCGGGCTCGGCAACATCGGCCCCCGCGCGGCGATGCCCGTGATGGAGGGCAAGGCGGTGCTGTTCAAGCAGTTCGGCGGCGTCGACGCGGTGCCGATCTGCCTCGACACGCAGGATGTCGACCAGATCGTCGCGACGGTGGTCGCGCTGGCCCCGTCCTTCGGCGGGATCAACCTGGAGGACATCTCCGCCCCGCGCTGCTTCGAGATCGAGCGCCGCCTCGACGAGCTGCTGCCGATCCCGGTCTTCCACGACGACCAGCACGGCACCGCCATCGTCGTGCTCGCCGCCCTGCGCAACGCGGCCACCCTGCTCAACCGCAAGCTCGGTGATCTGCGGGTGGTCGTCAGTGGCGCGGGCGCGGCCGGGGTCGCGGTGACCCGGATGCTCGCCGCGGGCGGGGTGAATCCCGGTGAGATCGTGGTCTGCGACTCGCGGGGCGTGCTGCATCCGGACCGGGAGGGGCTCACCCCGGTCAAGGCGGAGCTGGCCGAGTTCACCAACGCCGCCCGCTGCCAGGGTGGCATCACCGACGCGCTGCGCGGCGCCGACGTGCTGATCGGCGTATCCGGTGGGCAGATCCCGGAGCAGGCCGTCGCCGGCATGGCCCCGGGCGGCATCGTCTTCGCGCTGGCCAACCCGACCCCAGAGGTGCACCCGGACGTCGCGGGCCGGCATGTCGCGGTGGTCGCCACCGGGCGCAGCGACTTCCCGAACCAGATCAACAACGTGTTGGCCTTCCCCGGGATCTTCCGGGGCGCGCTCGACGCGCGGGCAACCCGGATCACCGACAACATGAAGGTCGCCGCCGCCGACGCGATCGCCTCGGTGGTGGCGGAGAACCTGACGGCCGACGCGATCGTCCCGTCGCCGCTCGATCCCCGGGTCGCCCCGGCCGTGGCCGAGGCGGTTCTCGACGCCGCCCGACGCGACGGCGTCGCCCGCGCCTGA
- a CDS encoding S24/S26 family peptidase, translating into MRGGEAVEPPAGLVPPARWLYPVLVSGPSMVPTLRHGDAVLVRRGGRAVRPGDVVVAVFRSRPELAVVKRAVRRQDGGWWLHGDNELITDDSRAYGVADVLGRVVFRYWPRPRRLGYRSV; encoded by the coding sequence GTGCGCGGTGGAGAAGCGGTCGAGCCGCCGGCCGGCCTGGTGCCGCCGGCCCGCTGGCTGTACCCCGTACTGGTGAGCGGGCCCTCCATGGTGCCGACGCTCCGTCACGGTGATGCGGTGCTGGTACGGCGTGGCGGACGTGCCGTACGTCCCGGTGATGTGGTGGTGGCCGTCTTCCGGAGCCGTCCTGAACTGGCGGTCGTCAAACGGGCGGTACGCCGGCAGGACGGTGGCTGGTGGCTGCACGGTGACAATGAGCTGATCACCGACGACTCCCGTGCGTACGGGGTGGCCGATGTGCTCGGTCGGGTGGTGTTCCGTTACTGGCCACGCCCCCGCCGCCTCGGTTACCGCTCGGTATGA
- the sodN gene encoding superoxide dismutase, Ni: MRLPRILTPRFVAHAHCDLPCGVYDPAQARIEAESVKAICEKYQANTDPEFRTRALIIKEQRAELVKHHLWVLWTDYFKPPHFEKYPNLHSLFNEATKLAGGGGGAKASTDPAKADELLQKIEEISKIFWETKQA; the protein is encoded by the coding sequence ATGCGACTTCCACGCATCCTCACACCACGTTTCGTCGCGCACGCCCATTGCGACCTGCCTTGCGGGGTCTACGACCCGGCCCAGGCTCGGATCGAGGCCGAATCGGTCAAGGCGATCTGCGAGAAATACCAGGCCAACACGGACCCGGAGTTCCGGACCCGGGCCCTGATCATCAAGGAACAGCGGGCCGAGCTGGTCAAGCACCACCTGTGGGTGCTGTGGACCGACTACTTCAAGCCCCCGCACTTCGAGAAGTACCCGAACCTGCACTCGCTCTTCAACGAGGCCACCAAGCTGGCTGGCGGCGGAGGCGGCGCCAAGGCGTCGACCGACCCGGCCAAGGCGGACGAGCTGCTGCAGAAGATCGAGGAGATCTCGAAGATCTTCTGGGAGACCAAGCAGGCGTGA
- a CDS encoding GNAT family N-acetyltransferase, producing MVHELADYERAADECHLTEEQLHAALFAERPALFGHVALDPEGETIGFALWFLNFSTWRGVHGIYLEDLYVRPSARGTGAGRRLLATLAAVCVERGYQRLDWWVLNWNPAREFYHSIGAAPMDEWVPYRLSGDALSALAEQAD from the coding sequence ATGGTGCACGAACTGGCCGACTACGAGCGCGCGGCCGACGAATGCCACCTCACCGAGGAGCAGCTGCACGCCGCGCTCTTCGCCGAGCGGCCGGCGCTGTTCGGGCACGTGGCCCTTGATCCGGAGGGCGAGACGATCGGCTTCGCGCTCTGGTTCCTCAACTTCTCCACCTGGCGCGGCGTACACGGCATCTATCTGGAGGACCTGTACGTCCGGCCGTCCGCCCGGGGCACCGGCGCCGGCCGGCGGCTGCTCGCCACCCTCGCCGCCGTCTGTGTCGAGCGCGGCTACCAGCGTCTCGACTGGTGGGTGCTCAACTGGAACCCGGCCCGCGAGTTCTACCACTCCATCGGCGCCGCGCCGATGGACGAGTGGGTGCCGTACCGCCTCAGTGGGGACGCGTTGAGCGCGCTCGCCGAACAGGCCGACTGA
- a CDS encoding S8 family serine peptidase — translation MSTPLRRTAAGLAAVLAFTAAGTPPASAAPPPGAAPAAPVAPTGATSTVTLITGDVVEVSAAGAGRFTASVHPGPGRERMTFHTIEVDGGMRVLPSDAVPYVSAGTLDADLFDVQELIANGYGDAKSAGLPLIVRYRDPAAGARSAIAGTTGARSLPSIGGAALVAGKSSLADFWRATAPTDSAGATARSRTATAPALGAGISQIWLDGRVRSTLDRSTAQIGAPAAWQAGYDGTGVKVAVLDTGIDQTHPDVAGKVALAQNFTDGADATDHNGHGTHVASTVAGTGAASGGSRKGVAPGASLLVGKVLDDNGSGYQSWIISGMEWAAEQGAAVVSMSLGGTPGEGSDPLREAVDRITAESDTLFVVAAGNEGMDYSVGSPGTAASALTVGAVDRDESLAPFSSRGPRLGDEGLKPEITAPGVGIVAARAAGTDMGTPVDERYTAVSGTSMATPHVAGAAALLAQQHPDWSAARLKNALVSTARTNEELSVFAEGAGRVDVARAVSQRVFATGVADFGLQVKSASGTAPVARTVTYTNDGTVPVTLTLATDVSNLGTGAPETGAITVGTGTVTVPAGGSVDVPVTVDLAKLATGQYGGWITATGPDGVLATTAMAVTLEGPRHSVTFRAVDRAGKPVAVPVILLQGDSSRSDSLGFLFEGTTWTTRVEAGSYLLNSLIDDGGVLDEQTTLITNPELRVDRDVEVLLDARTGTPIRIETPKPSEQQAVLSYYTHRVTGTGREINFGSMHFSTVKQVNVTPTKQVSAGAFEFSSRWQLVAPMVQIRVPGVSGPLDVNLTGQSPAYDGKRTFPLVYAGRGTPAELKAAKVRGAAVLIDSSTEPNGEDAPSESEVTASAAAAGAAVTLMVRPADWSAWTVWRPTGDREAIPMLAVAADAGAKLVARASKGQATVDLTLTTSSPYLYDVQHVETGRIPDQVVYRVTPENSVRITSSYADNGGIPWEKEQRFGWRPWQTYSWNDHFRFVETPKVREEWVTSGDSLWQHRVAHDWPSIDFGPLATGMTEPPTSYRAGRRAENWLAAVVRPASPKGVAELVSTRTGNTLALRVPEFVDADGHFTIGEATRIDAKLWRDGQLLAELPNARQDVTTTSAQAWYRLVLNTERTDPEWNWGTRTETVWDFRSGQRPGDKARPLPLLQVDYDAPVDLTGRAPDRAHTLRLSVRNQNGLGAPEGTALTAEVSFNEGTTWKKVTVSGKGPDFRASIPAGRGSVSLRVRATDGSGNAVTQTVIRAYGLR, via the coding sequence ATGTCCACCCCCTTGCGTCGTACGGCCGCCGGTCTGGCTGCCGTACTCGCGTTCACCGCTGCCGGCACCCCGCCGGCCTCGGCCGCGCCACCGCCGGGTGCTGCTCCCGCCGCCCCCGTCGCGCCGACCGGCGCCACGTCGACAGTCACCCTGATCACGGGTGACGTGGTCGAGGTTTCCGCTGCCGGAGCCGGTCGGTTCACCGCCTCGGTGCACCCGGGCCCCGGTCGGGAGCGGATGACCTTCCACACCATCGAGGTCGACGGTGGGATGCGGGTGCTCCCCAGCGACGCGGTGCCGTACGTCTCGGCCGGAACGCTCGACGCGGACCTCTTCGACGTCCAGGAGCTGATCGCCAACGGGTACGGCGACGCGAAGTCCGCCGGACTGCCGCTCATCGTCCGCTACCGTGACCCGGCGGCTGGTGCCCGCAGCGCCATCGCCGGTACGACCGGCGCCCGGTCGTTGCCGAGCATCGGTGGCGCCGCACTGGTGGCCGGCAAGTCCTCGCTGGCTGACTTCTGGCGCGCCACCGCGCCGACCGACTCCGCCGGTGCCACGGCCCGTTCCCGCACCGCCACCGCTCCGGCGCTGGGCGCTGGGATCAGCCAGATCTGGCTGGATGGTCGGGTCCGTTCGACGCTCGACCGGAGCACTGCCCAGATCGGCGCGCCCGCAGCGTGGCAGGCCGGTTATGACGGGACCGGGGTCAAGGTCGCGGTGCTCGACACCGGCATTGACCAGACCCACCCGGACGTCGCCGGCAAGGTGGCACTCGCGCAGAACTTCACCGACGGCGCGGATGCGACGGACCACAACGGTCACGGCACCCACGTGGCGTCGACGGTGGCCGGCACCGGCGCCGCCTCCGGTGGCTCCCGCAAGGGCGTGGCACCGGGTGCGAGCCTGCTCGTCGGCAAGGTGCTCGACGACAACGGCAGCGGCTACCAGTCGTGGATCATCTCGGGCATGGAGTGGGCCGCCGAACAGGGCGCGGCGGTGGTCAGCATGAGCCTCGGCGGCACCCCGGGCGAGGGCAGCGACCCGCTGCGCGAGGCGGTCGACCGGATCACCGCCGAGAGCGACACGCTCTTCGTGGTCGCGGCCGGCAACGAGGGCATGGACTACAGCGTCGGTTCGCCCGGCACCGCCGCGTCGGCGCTGACCGTCGGCGCGGTCGACCGGGACGAGTCGCTGGCCCCGTTCTCCAGCCGCGGTCCGCGCCTCGGCGACGAGGGGCTCAAGCCGGAGATCACCGCGCCCGGTGTCGGCATCGTCGCCGCCCGCGCCGCCGGGACCGACATGGGTACGCCGGTCGACGAGCGGTACACCGCCGTCTCCGGTACGTCGATGGCCACCCCGCACGTGGCCGGCGCGGCCGCGCTGCTGGCCCAGCAGCACCCGGACTGGTCTGCGGCGCGACTGAAGAACGCCCTGGTCAGCACTGCCCGTACGAACGAGGAGCTGTCGGTCTTCGCCGAGGGCGCCGGCCGGGTGGATGTCGCCCGTGCGGTCAGCCAGCGGGTCTTCGCCACCGGAGTGGCCGACTTCGGCCTACAGGTCAAGAGCGCTTCCGGAACGGCTCCGGTGGCTCGTACGGTGACGTACACCAACGACGGCACGGTACCGGTGACCCTCACCCTCGCCACGGACGTGTCGAACCTCGGCACGGGTGCCCCGGAGACCGGGGCGATCACGGTCGGCACCGGCACGGTGACCGTACCGGCTGGCGGATCGGTGGACGTGCCGGTGACGGTCGACCTGGCCAAGCTGGCCACCGGTCAGTACGGCGGCTGGATCACCGCGACCGGGCCGGACGGTGTCCTCGCCACCACGGCGATGGCGGTCACCCTGGAGGGCCCACGGCACAGCGTCACGTTCCGCGCGGTGGACCGGGCGGGCAAGCCGGTGGCGGTGCCCGTCATCCTGCTCCAGGGCGACAGCAGCCGCTCGGACAGCCTCGGTTTCCTCTTCGAGGGCACCACCTGGACGACCCGGGTCGAGGCGGGGTCGTACCTGCTGAACAGCTTGATCGACGACGGCGGCGTGCTGGACGAGCAGACGACCCTGATCACGAACCCGGAGTTGCGGGTCGACCGGGACGTCGAGGTGCTGCTCGACGCCCGCACGGGCACCCCGATCCGGATCGAGACGCCGAAGCCGAGCGAGCAGCAGGCGGTGCTGAGCTACTACACGCACCGGGTGACCGGCACCGGCCGGGAGATCAACTTCGGCAGCATGCACTTCAGTACGGTCAAGCAGGTCAACGTCACGCCGACGAAGCAGGTGTCGGCCGGTGCGTTCGAGTTCTCGTCCCGCTGGCAGCTGGTGGCGCCGATGGTCCAGATCCGGGTGCCCGGAGTGAGCGGGCCGCTCGACGTCAACCTGACCGGGCAGTCCCCGGCGTACGACGGGAAGCGCACCTTCCCGCTGGTCTACGCGGGTCGGGGTACCCCGGCGGAGCTGAAGGCGGCGAAGGTGAGGGGCGCGGCCGTCCTGATCGACTCGTCGACCGAACCGAACGGGGAGGACGCGCCGAGCGAGAGCGAGGTGACCGCCTCGGCGGCGGCGGCCGGGGCCGCGGTGACCCTGATGGTTCGCCCGGCGGACTGGTCGGCGTGGACGGTGTGGCGACCGACCGGCGACCGGGAGGCGATCCCGATGCTGGCCGTTGCGGCGGACGCGGGAGCGAAACTCGTCGCCCGCGCGTCAAAGGGTCAGGCCACGGTCGACCTGACCCTGACCACCTCCAGCCCCTACCTCTACGACGTGCAACACGTCGAGACCGGCCGGATCCCGGACCAGGTCGTCTACCGGGTGACCCCGGAGAACTCGGTACGGATCACCTCCAGCTACGCCGACAACGGTGGAATCCCGTGGGAGAAGGAGCAGCGGTTCGGATGGCGCCCCTGGCAGACGTATTCATGGAACGACCACTTCCGCTTCGTCGAGACCCCGAAGGTGCGCGAGGAGTGGGTGACCAGTGGGGACTCACTCTGGCAGCACCGGGTGGCACACGACTGGCCGTCGATCGACTTCGGCCCCTTGGCGACGGGGATGACCGAGCCGCCCACCAGCTACCGTGCCGGTAGGCGTGCGGAGAACTGGCTGGCGGCGGTGGTCCGGCCGGCGTCACCCAAGGGTGTAGCGGAACTGGTCTCGACCCGGACGGGGAACACGCTCGCCCTGCGGGTGCCCGAGTTCGTCGACGCCGACGGTCACTTCACCATCGGCGAGGCCACCCGGATCGACGCCAAGCTGTGGCGGGACGGCCAACTCCTGGCCGAACTGCCGAACGCCCGTCAGGACGTCACCACCACCAGCGCCCAGGCGTGGTACCGGCTGGTGTTGAACACCGAGCGCACGGACCCGGAGTGGAACTGGGGCACCCGTACCGAGACGGTGTGGGACTTCCGCTCCGGTCAACGGCCGGGTGACAAGGCCAGGCCGCTGCCGCTGCTCCAGGTCGACTACGACGCACCGGTCGACCTGACCGGCCGGGCCCCCGACCGGGCGCACACGCTGCGACTGAGCGTGCGGAACCAGAACGGCCTGGGGGCGCCCGAGGGCACCGCCCTGACCGCCGAGGTGTCCTTCAACGAGGGCACCACCTGGAAGAAGGTCACGGTCTCCGGTAAGGGCCCCGACTTCCGGGCCAGCATCCCCGCCGGCAGGGGCAGCGTCTCGCTCCGGGTCCGGGCCACCGACGGGTCCGGCAACGCGGTCACCCAGACCGTGATCCGGGCGTACGGCCTGCGCTGA
- a CDS encoding helix-turn-helix domain-containing protein: MYDDSRLLEPGEERAYRLLLRLSVASPADLAGLAALPEAEAAKLLEALRDKGLAVSRPGPDRIFEPLPPDVALGNTLLRRQESLETARQAVAALTEEYRASARRHHADHLVEVVVGAAALRDRLRDLQNSAREEILWFCRANPLAMSGPENAEESGALTRGVRYRAIYERGLLEMPGELESIAESVRGGEEARTLPALPVRLAIADRSTAVCPLVPDDHQGIGEPTAALIRRSELLDALLALFESHWDRATPIRLDGDPGTPAPASSYGDVSDDVLAESERFLLSLFVAGFPDKSIASQLGVSRRTVQRRLERLMLLAGVDTRTGLAFQAARRAWL, from the coding sequence GTGTACGACGACAGTCGGCTGCTGGAGCCGGGAGAGGAGCGGGCGTACCGGCTGCTGCTGCGGCTCTCCGTGGCCAGTCCGGCCGACCTGGCCGGTCTCGCCGCGCTGCCCGAAGCCGAGGCCGCGAAACTGCTGGAAGCGTTACGGGACAAGGGGCTGGCGGTGAGCCGGCCCGGCCCGGACCGGATCTTCGAACCGCTGCCGCCGGACGTGGCCCTCGGCAACACCCTGCTTCGCCGGCAGGAGTCGCTGGAGACGGCACGGCAGGCGGTGGCCGCCCTGACCGAGGAGTACCGGGCCAGCGCCCGGCGGCACCACGCCGATCACCTGGTGGAGGTGGTCGTCGGCGCCGCCGCGTTGCGCGACCGGCTGCGCGACCTGCAGAACTCGGCCCGTGAGGAGATTCTCTGGTTCTGCCGGGCCAACCCGTTGGCCATGTCCGGGCCGGAGAACGCCGAGGAGTCCGGCGCCCTGACCCGGGGTGTGCGGTACCGGGCGATCTACGAGCGGGGGCTGCTGGAGATGCCCGGTGAGCTGGAGAGCATCGCGGAGAGCGTACGCGGCGGCGAGGAGGCCCGTACGTTGCCGGCGCTGCCCGTCCGACTCGCCATCGCCGACCGCTCCACCGCCGTCTGTCCACTGGTGCCGGACGACCACCAGGGCATCGGGGAGCCGACCGCCGCGCTGATCCGGCGCAGTGAACTGCTGGACGCGCTCCTCGCGCTCTTCGAGAGCCACTGGGACCGGGCCACCCCGATCCGCCTCGACGGTGATCCGGGCACCCCCGCCCCGGCCAGCTCGTACGGGGACGTGAGCGACGACGTACTGGCCGAGAGCGAACGGTTCCTGCTCTCGCTCTTCGTGGCCGGCTTCCCGGACAAGTCGATCGCCTCGCAGCTCGGCGTCAGCCGACGTACGGTGCAGCGCCGGCTGGAGCGGCTGATGCTCCTCGCCGGCGTGGACACCCGTACCGGCCTGGCCTTCCAAGCGGCCCGTCGGGCCTGGCTCTGA
- a CDS encoding prolyl oligopeptidase family serine peptidase: protein MTVTVRYGEWVSPVTAVMATEGMSAGQIAAPAYVGTVGAEVWWTEPRPTEEGRMALVRRRADGSTETVLPTPWNVRSRVIEYGGRPWDAHTGADGVLLVFVNFADQRLYAYDADVPGAGPRPLTPVSTVGGGLRWAEPEIDVDRGEVRCVLEEFTGEGPSDVRRVIVAVPLDGSAQRDRSAVRELCDDGHRFVGGPRFSPDGSRAVWLAWDHPYMPWDAAVLRIAEVDVQGRLHRVRTLTGGPGDPIAQAEWAADGSLLVAAERTGWWNLYRVDPETGQAVALHPAEQEFAGAQRLGLRWFAPLPDGRVAVLRGLGAQRLALLDPVTGVVTEVPGERSEWLPQLAVSGDRVVGVAGGPAQPYEIVEYDLPTGDLRVVRAGQHAPVDRGYLPEPLARVFTGPDGERIHALLYPPRNVDHAGSGAGESDPPPYVVWVHGGPTMRAPVALNLEIAYFTSRGIGVVQVDHGGSTGYGRAYRERLRDQWGVVDVGDCAIVARAIVDEGLTAPGRVAIRGISAGGFTAAASLVATDAYACATLLCPILDLYGLASGQTHDFESHYLESLVGPLATVAQRYRDRSPAAHPERIDVPFLLLQGLDDPICSPEQSERFLSGMSGHPVPRAHLTFAGEGHGFRRQDTMVACLEAELSLYGQVFGFTPPGVPVLALRS, encoded by the coding sequence ATGACCGTCACTGTCCGCTACGGCGAGTGGGTCTCACCGGTCACCGCGGTGATGGCCACCGAGGGGATGAGCGCCGGGCAGATCGCCGCCCCGGCGTACGTCGGCACGGTCGGCGCCGAGGTGTGGTGGACCGAGCCCCGTCCGACCGAGGAGGGGCGGATGGCCCTGGTACGGCGACGGGCGGACGGCAGCACGGAGACGGTGCTGCCCACCCCGTGGAACGTACGGAGTCGGGTGATCGAGTACGGCGGCCGGCCCTGGGACGCCCACACCGGCGCCGACGGCGTGCTGCTGGTCTTCGTGAACTTCGCCGACCAGCGGCTGTACGCGTACGACGCCGATGTCCCCGGGGCGGGTCCGCGCCCGTTGACCCCGGTCTCGACCGTCGGGGGCGGCCTGCGCTGGGCCGAACCCGAGATCGACGTCGACCGTGGTGAGGTCCGCTGCGTGCTGGAGGAGTTCACCGGTGAGGGGCCGTCGGACGTACGCCGGGTCATCGTCGCCGTCCCGCTCGACGGGTCGGCGCAGCGGGACCGGTCGGCCGTCCGGGAGCTCTGCGACGACGGGCACCGGTTCGTCGGCGGCCCCCGGTTCTCGCCCGACGGCAGCCGCGCCGTGTGGCTCGCCTGGGACCACCCGTACATGCCGTGGGACGCGGCGGTGCTGCGGATCGCCGAGGTCGACGTCCAGGGCCGGCTGCACCGGGTACGCACACTGACCGGAGGCCCCGGCGACCCGATCGCGCAGGCCGAGTGGGCGGCGGACGGCAGCCTGCTGGTGGCCGCCGAGCGGACCGGGTGGTGGAACCTGTACCGCGTCGACCCGGAGACGGGGCAGGCGGTGGCGCTGCACCCGGCCGAGCAGGAGTTCGCCGGTGCGCAGCGGCTCGGCCTGCGCTGGTTCGCCCCGCTGCCGGACGGCCGGGTTGCCGTACTGCGGGGCCTGGGTGCGCAGCGGCTCGCCCTGCTCGATCCGGTCACCGGTGTGGTGACCGAGGTGCCGGGGGAGCGATCCGAGTGGCTGCCGCAGCTGGCCGTCTCCGGTGACCGGGTGGTCGGCGTCGCAGGCGGGCCCGCGCAGCCGTACGAGATCGTCGAGTACGACCTCCCCACCGGTGATCTGCGGGTTGTCCGTGCCGGTCAGCACGCCCCGGTGGATCGCGGTTACCTGCCGGAACCGCTGGCCCGGGTCTTCACCGGCCCGGACGGGGAGCGGATCCACGCGCTGCTCTATCCGCCGCGGAACGTCGACCACGCTGGTTCCGGAGCGGGCGAGAGCGATCCGCCACCGTACGTGGTGTGGGTGCACGGCGGGCCGACGATGCGCGCCCCGGTCGCGCTGAACCTGGAGATCGCCTACTTCACCTCCCGGGGCATCGGGGTGGTCCAGGTCGACCATGGTGGCTCGACCGGGTACGGGCGGGCCTACCGCGAACGGTTGCGTGACCAGTGGGGCGTGGTCGACGTGGGCGACTGCGCGATCGTCGCCCGCGCGATCGTCGACGAAGGACTGACGGCACCGGGCCGGGTGGCGATCCGGGGCATCAGCGCGGGTGGTTTCACCGCCGCCGCCTCGCTGGTCGCGACCGACGCGTACGCCTGCGCGACACTGCTCTGCCCGATCCTCGACCTGTACGGCCTGGCGTCGGGCCAGACCCACGACTTCGAGTCGCACTATCTGGAGTCCCTGGTCGGGCCGCTGGCCACGGTTGCGCAGCGTTACCGGGACCGTTCGCCGGCCGCCCATCCGGAGCGGATCGACGTCCCGTTCCTGCTGCTCCAGGGCTTGGACGACCCGATCTGCTCGCCGGAGCAGAGCGAGCGGTTCCTGAGCGGGATGAGCGGCCATCCGGTCCCCCGCGCCCACCTGACCTTCGCCGGGGAGGGGCACGGGTTCCGCCGCCAGGACACCATGGTCGCCTGCCTGGAGGCCGAACTCTCCCTGTACGGACAGGTCTTCGGCTTCACGCCGCCCGGCGTACCGGTGCTGGCGTTGCGCTCCTGA